In one window of Legionella fallonii LLAP-10 DNA:
- the pip gene encoding prolyl aminopeptidase, with protein sequence MHSLYPAIKPFAQHELKVGGPHVLYIEETGNPQGIPVIVLHQGPGASSDPYQRRFFDPQRYRIILFDQRGCGRSSPHLEIKENNTSLLLDDIDAIRDFLGLKEFVLSGGGWGSLLALLYAQKFPQQVKTLLLHQILLGRQQDIDWFYKQGASLVYPDYWQEFISIVPDNMRNNIPQYYADCLLGSNELARMSAAKCWALWQARCSSLQPHLYVVDQFSDPHFALALATLESHYINNHYFIEENQVIANVHKIRHIPTYIVHGRFDMVTPLSGAWELHQAIPASNLRIVRDAGHSDRESGIIDAFIYASKEISKQGPDAC encoded by the coding sequence ATGCACTCCCTCTATCCGGCAATTAAACCCTTTGCACAGCATGAATTAAAAGTGGGTGGACCTCATGTGCTTTACATAGAAGAGACAGGAAATCCTCAAGGAATACCTGTTATAGTGTTGCACCAAGGCCCAGGCGCCAGCTCTGATCCTTATCAAAGACGTTTTTTTGACCCACAGCGATACAGAATTATTCTTTTTGATCAACGAGGCTGTGGACGTTCTAGTCCTCATTTAGAAATAAAAGAAAATAACACTTCTTTATTATTGGATGATATCGATGCCATCAGAGATTTCTTGGGTCTGAAAGAGTTTGTGCTATCAGGAGGGGGCTGGGGTTCTCTACTGGCTTTGCTCTACGCTCAAAAATTTCCTCAACAAGTAAAAACACTCCTGTTGCATCAAATCCTTTTAGGTAGACAACAAGATATTGACTGGTTTTATAAACAAGGCGCAAGCCTAGTGTACCCTGATTATTGGCAAGAATTTATCAGTATAGTGCCAGACAATATGCGTAACAACATTCCTCAATATTATGCTGATTGCTTACTTGGTTCTAATGAATTAGCACGTATGAGTGCAGCAAAGTGTTGGGCATTGTGGCAGGCCCGCTGCAGTAGCTTACAGCCACATCTGTACGTCGTTGATCAATTTAGTGACCCTCATTTTGCGCTAGCACTGGCAACTCTTGAATCGCATTACATTAATAACCACTATTTTATTGAAGAAAACCAAGTCATAGCGAATGTTCATAAAATAAGACATATTCCTACTTACATAGTGCATGGACGTTTTGATATGGTAACGCCATTATCTGGCGCCTGGGAACTGCATCAGGCAATACCAGCATCCAATCTTAGAATAGTTCGGGATGCTGGACATTCAGATCGAGAGTCCGGAATTATTGATGCGTTTATTTATGCAAGTAAAGAAATTTCTAAACAAGGGCCTGATGCATGCTAA
- a CDS encoding MlaA family lipoprotein, producing the protein MRLNVMFASMVGTLMLTGCAHKGTNPADPYEPFNRKVHKFNMAADAIVLKPIAKVYVRVIPGVVRKGVDNAFNNLDMVPSVANDLLQAEGKWAIKDTWRFIINSSLGVGGLFDVASKFSLPPHYNDLGLTFAKWGDKKSPYLVIPLLGPSTIRDGTGWLFQFALWSPYVYINNDAVAYGLAGLRYVDLRTQLFDSERLMNEALDKYTFIRDAYLQHRNYLIAGAEQDNGSLYIDDQTADQKALGNEAANAQTPSDYVDE; encoded by the coding sequence ATGCGCTTAAATGTAATGTTTGCAAGTATGGTTGGAACCTTAATGTTAACGGGCTGTGCGCACAAAGGGACTAATCCCGCAGATCCATATGAGCCTTTTAATCGCAAGGTACACAAATTCAATATGGCTGCTGATGCTATAGTGCTAAAGCCAATAGCAAAAGTATACGTTCGTGTAATTCCTGGAGTAGTCCGTAAAGGAGTTGATAATGCCTTTAACAACTTGGATATGGTCCCTTCTGTTGCCAATGATCTGCTCCAAGCTGAAGGAAAATGGGCAATCAAAGATACTTGGCGTTTTATCATTAACTCATCTTTAGGGGTTGGTGGTTTATTTGATGTTGCAAGTAAATTTAGCCTTCCACCACATTATAACGACCTCGGATTAACTTTTGCCAAATGGGGAGATAAAAAATCACCCTACCTCGTTATTCCTCTTCTAGGTCCAAGTACTATTCGTGATGGTACTGGCTGGCTTTTCCAATTCGCCCTTTGGAGTCCCTACGTTTATATTAATAATGATGCTGTCGCCTATGGTCTTGCTGGTCTACGCTATGTTGATCTACGCACGCAATTATTTGATTCAGAGCGCTTGATGAATGAGGCTCTAGATAAATATACGTTTATACGAGATGCTTATTTACAACATAGAAACTACCTTATCGCCGGTGCAGAACAAGATAACGGCTCACTTTATATCGATGATCAAACGGCTGATCAAAAAGCTCTTGGTAATGAAGCAGCAAACGCGCAAACTCCTTCAGATTACGTAGATGAATAA
- a CDS encoding DMT family transporter: MRQLNTIKPILLLIFLGFIWGSGYTLAKFAMTNGVSPLGYAFWQSLGPALLLTFFCLITKKTPMLHPTYWPYFLICGLIGIAIPNTNMYFIASHIPAGLLAVLVNTVPLLVYPLALLSKQEKLDSWRFFALLLGMTGILLIIGINTSGLYSGWTLLAMLTPLAFALCSIYIGAKQPEEIDSLQAASGMLLAASLLLIPLVLSQHAFYSLSGPLTLVKQVVILEIILSSLGYLLFFILIRMAGPVFYSLTGGVVALTGLFWGYLIFGEAPTSMQSMAVALVICSLFLLSWRQSRQYQGV; encoded by the coding sequence ATGCGTCAATTAAACACAATAAAGCCAATCTTACTCCTTATCTTTCTTGGTTTTATCTGGGGATCAGGCTATACCTTAGCTAAATTTGCCATGACTAATGGAGTATCCCCTTTAGGTTATGCTTTTTGGCAGTCTTTAGGCCCTGCTTTATTATTAACATTCTTTTGTCTTATCACTAAGAAAACGCCTATGTTGCATCCTACTTACTGGCCCTATTTCCTAATTTGTGGGCTCATAGGCATAGCTATTCCCAACACCAATATGTATTTCATCGCTAGTCATATCCCAGCAGGTTTATTGGCAGTCTTAGTCAATACGGTTCCGTTATTAGTTTATCCTTTAGCTTTATTATCCAAACAAGAAAAACTGGATAGTTGGCGTTTTTTTGCTTTATTACTAGGTATGACAGGCATATTATTAATTATAGGTATCAATACTTCGGGATTGTATTCCGGCTGGACCTTACTCGCCATGCTGACTCCTTTAGCCTTTGCTCTTTGCTCCATTTACATAGGTGCTAAACAACCTGAAGAAATTGATTCACTGCAAGCAGCTAGTGGGATGTTACTTGCAGCATCTCTGCTACTAATTCCACTAGTATTAAGTCAACATGCTTTTTATTCTTTATCAGGACCATTAACCCTTGTAAAACAAGTCGTTATTTTAGAAATTATTTTATCCAGTTTAGGGTATCTACTCTTTTTTATTCTAATTCGTATGGCTGGCCCAGTTTTTTATAGCCTTACCGGAGGAGTAGTCGCATTAACCGGATTATTCTGGGGCTATCTAATTTTCGGCGAAGCCCCGACCTCAATGCAAAGTATGGCTGTAGCCTTAGTCATTTGTTCTCTTTTTCTGTTATCATGGCGACAATCGCGACAATATCAAGGAGTCTGA
- a CDS encoding rhodanese-like domain-containing protein, which yields MTKPNVKTIDVHQLKNKMDTSADLCLIDVRELDEWQEIRIPGAHHLPKDTITSHIESKVTDKSQPIYLHCRGGVRSLYAAQCLIDIGYEEVYSVDGGIMEWAMYGYPVNG from the coding sequence ATGACAAAGCCTAATGTAAAAACTATAGACGTGCATCAATTAAAAAATAAAATGGATACTAGCGCTGACTTATGTTTAATTGACGTTCGCGAGTTGGACGAATGGCAAGAAATCCGTATACCAGGTGCTCACCATCTTCCTAAAGATACGATTACCTCCCACATTGAATCTAAAGTGACCGATAAGTCCCAACCGATCTATCTTCATTGCCGAGGAGGTGTCAGATCCTTATATGCTGCTCAATGTTTGATTGATATAGGTTACGAAGAAGTCTATTCAGTGGATGGAGGTATCATGGAGTGGGCTATGTATGGTTATCCTGTAAATGGATAG
- the gshB gene encoding glutathione synthase: MKLAVLIDPLHQLKPYKDTSVAMIKSAKALGWSCVYFTQLDLFCREGHPHARVYDIDIGDEHSDNWAQSKELGEYPLSDFDIILMRKDPPFDMEYIYTTYALELAERDGVLVANRPQSLRDANEKFFTLNFPQCCPTTLVSKDIGRLKEFWKTHQNVIFKPLEGMGGKSVFHVDQQGRNLSVILEVLTQGQKLNIMAQRYIPEITTAGDKRILLINGEPVPYALARIPAKGELRGNLAAGARGEVVPITDRDRWICEQIAPTLKSKGLYFVGLDVIGDYLTEINVTSPTCLREIAAETGLDIAGDYLRCLANIRLSS; the protein is encoded by the coding sequence ATGAAACTCGCAGTGCTTATCGATCCTTTACATCAATTAAAGCCTTATAAAGATACATCGGTTGCCATGATCAAAAGCGCTAAAGCGTTAGGTTGGTCTTGTGTCTATTTTACTCAGCTGGATTTATTTTGCCGCGAAGGTCATCCGCATGCGCGAGTTTACGATATTGATATTGGGGATGAACATAGTGATAATTGGGCGCAATCTAAAGAGCTGGGGGAATATCCATTAAGCGATTTTGACATTATTTTAATGCGCAAAGATCCTCCTTTTGATATGGAGTATATTTATACTACTTACGCTTTAGAACTAGCTGAGCGAGATGGGGTTTTAGTTGCCAATAGGCCTCAGAGTTTACGTGATGCTAATGAAAAATTTTTTACTTTAAATTTTCCTCAATGTTGTCCTACAACATTAGTTTCCAAAGATATTGGACGATTGAAAGAATTTTGGAAAACACATCAAAATGTTATTTTTAAACCTTTAGAAGGCATGGGCGGAAAATCAGTATTTCACGTGGATCAGCAAGGACGAAATTTATCGGTTATTTTGGAAGTTCTGACTCAAGGACAAAAACTTAATATTATGGCCCAACGTTATATTCCTGAGATAACAACCGCAGGAGATAAGCGTATTTTATTGATCAATGGCGAACCCGTACCCTATGCTTTGGCACGAATTCCTGCCAAAGGGGAGTTGCGAGGAAATTTAGCTGCAGGAGCACGAGGAGAGGTGGTTCCAATTACAGATAGAGATAGATGGATCTGTGAGCAAATAGCGCCTACTTTGAAATCCAAAGGCTTGTATTTTGTTGGCCTTGATGTGATTGGCGATTATTTAACCGAGATTAATGTAACCAGCCCCACTTGTTTACGTGAAATTGCTGCCGAAACAGGCTTGGATATCGCTGGGGATTATTTGCGTTGCCTCGCAAATATTCGCTTGTCTTCTTGA
- the uvrD gene encoding DNA helicase II, translating to MTKAALLNGLNERQRDAVTSPLGNTLVLAGAGSGKTRVLVSRIAWLIEEHHLSPHEILAVTFTNKAAGEMRARLSAILATPIIGLWVGTFHGLCHRLLRRHYKEANLPEQFHILDSEDQARVIKRVLAALNLDPEQWPVKQAQSFINGRKDEGLRPQHVNALSYGPTKTLLAIYKGYEQACQTAGVIDFAELLLRTHELLRDNPEILAHYRQRFQAILVDEFQDTNTIQYAWIRLLAGDHAAVMAVGDDDQSIYGWRGAKVENIQQFAQDFKDTQIIRLEQNYRSTSTILEAANQLITNNNSRMGKDLWTAGSAGERIVVYSAFNELDEARFVTERIMMEINQGASANEIAILYRSNAQSRVIEEALLRAGVAYRIYGGVRFFDRAEVKDTLAYLRLLVNPNDDTAFERVVNFPTRGIGEKTLDDVRYYARAQQCSLWEAAKTLLQSGEIAQRAGTSLAKFIELIEKIQIRTANMELDEQITEILQMSGLYAHFSKIKGDKSESRLDNLQELINAAKQYRYEQDEEEELPVVQAFLAHASLEAGEMQAEEHERSVHLMTLHAAKGLEFPIVFLVGMEEGVFPGKQSIEEPGRLEEERRLCYVGMTRAMRKLILSYAEVRRQYGREEYHRPSRFLRELPQKLLDEVRVKSHFQRSSPSATRSRSSVPSAADEAGIPMGQNVIHAKFGQGIVLAVEGSGAHTRVQVKFSEHGVKWLVLAYANLTVVEESSHF from the coding sequence ATGACCAAGGCAGCACTTCTTAATGGATTGAACGAAAGACAACGTGACGCAGTGACTTCTCCATTAGGTAATACATTAGTATTAGCTGGAGCGGGGAGTGGTAAAACTCGAGTTTTAGTGAGTCGTATTGCTTGGTTGATTGAGGAGCATCACCTTTCTCCCCATGAAATTTTGGCCGTAACCTTTACTAATAAAGCCGCAGGTGAGATGAGGGCTCGATTAAGTGCTATACTCGCTACTCCGATAATAGGTTTATGGGTGGGAACTTTTCATGGATTATGCCATCGCCTATTACGTCGTCATTATAAAGAAGCTAATCTACCGGAACAGTTCCATATTCTAGATTCTGAAGATCAGGCCAGAGTCATTAAACGGGTTTTAGCCGCATTAAATTTAGATCCTGAACAATGGCCAGTAAAGCAAGCACAATCTTTTATTAATGGCCGTAAAGATGAAGGTTTACGTCCACAACACGTCAATGCGTTATCCTATGGCCCTACGAAAACCTTACTTGCAATTTATAAAGGCTATGAACAAGCTTGCCAGACAGCGGGAGTTATTGATTTTGCTGAATTATTGTTAAGAACCCATGAATTACTTCGCGATAATCCAGAAATTTTGGCTCATTATCGCCAGCGTTTCCAAGCGATATTGGTTGATGAGTTTCAGGATACTAATACCATTCAATATGCCTGGATACGTCTTCTTGCTGGAGACCATGCTGCTGTTATGGCTGTAGGTGATGATGATCAGTCTATCTACGGATGGCGTGGTGCTAAAGTAGAGAACATTCAACAGTTTGCACAGGATTTTAAAGATACTCAAATTATTAGATTGGAACAAAATTATCGCTCCACTAGCACCATACTGGAGGCAGCTAACCAGTTAATTACCAATAATAATTCACGCATGGGTAAGGATTTATGGACTGCAGGCAGTGCCGGGGAACGAATTGTAGTATACAGCGCCTTTAATGAATTGGACGAAGCACGATTTGTTACTGAACGAATTATGATGGAAATTAATCAGGGAGCTAGTGCTAATGAGATTGCAATTTTGTATCGCTCAAATGCCCAGTCTCGAGTCATAGAAGAAGCGTTATTACGTGCAGGAGTTGCTTATAGGATATATGGTGGGGTGCGTTTCTTTGATAGGGCGGAAGTAAAAGATACCTTAGCCTATTTAAGATTATTGGTGAATCCTAATGATGATACTGCTTTTGAACGTGTGGTGAATTTTCCAACACGCGGTATAGGTGAAAAAACACTAGATGATGTGCGTTATTATGCTAGGGCACAACAATGTTCATTGTGGGAGGCTGCTAAAACATTACTGCAATCAGGGGAGATAGCACAAAGGGCTGGTACTTCTTTAGCTAAGTTCATTGAGCTAATTGAAAAAATTCAGATTAGAACGGCAAATATGGAGTTGGATGAGCAAATTACTGAAATCCTTCAGATGAGTGGTTTATATGCTCACTTTAGCAAAATTAAAGGTGATAAGTCAGAGTCTCGATTAGATAACTTACAAGAATTAATTAATGCTGCGAAACAATATCGATATGAACAGGATGAGGAAGAGGAGCTTCCTGTAGTCCAAGCTTTCCTCGCTCATGCCTCTTTAGAGGCAGGAGAAATGCAAGCCGAGGAACATGAGCGCTCTGTTCACTTAATGACGTTACATGCGGCCAAGGGGCTTGAATTTCCTATAGTATTTTTGGTCGGTATGGAAGAGGGAGTGTTTCCTGGAAAGCAATCTATAGAGGAGCCTGGGCGTTTAGAGGAAGAACGACGTTTATGTTATGTTGGTATGACACGAGCCATGCGCAAATTAATTTTGTCTTATGCAGAAGTAAGGCGACAATATGGGCGTGAAGAATATCACAGACCATCTCGTTTCTTACGTGAGTTGCCGCAAAAATTATTGGATGAAGTACGAGTTAAGTCACATTTTCAGCGATCATCTCCATCAGCAACACGCTCAAGATCTTCAGTTCCTTCTGCCGCAGATGAGGCTGGAATACCTATGGGACAAAACGTGATTCATGCTAAATTTGGCCAAGGTATCGTTTTGGCGGTTGAAGGATCGGGGGCTCATACTCGAGTACAGGTTAAATTTAGTGAGCATGGGGTCAAATGGTTGGTCTTAGCCTACGCTAATTTAACTGTAGTTGAAGAGTCCTCTCATTTTTGA
- a CDS encoding DsbA family protein: MKYTSLLAAGALTASLVSSAAIAADASTPPMSAAQKKEIEKVIHDYLVSNPEVLLEASQALQQKQQQNMQQQAQSAIQENAAQLFQGKLTTAGNPKGAVTVVEFFDYQCIHCKKMSPTIESLLKKDKNLRVIYKEFPIFGKSSEVASRVALAAGMQGKYQAMHDALFKIEKRMDNKIVMEAAKSIGLDMAKLKADMDGKEVTAILDANRELAEKLHLMGTPAFIIAATPDGQLKAGSEPSFIPGAASEESLQELIKKAAGK; encoded by the coding sequence GTGAAATATACAAGTTTATTGGCAGCAGGAGCATTGACAGCATCTTTGGTATCATCAGCAGCTATCGCCGCTGATGCCTCTACTCCTCCTATGTCTGCTGCTCAAAAGAAAGAAATTGAGAAAGTAATTCATGATTATTTGGTAAGTAATCCTGAAGTATTGTTAGAAGCGTCTCAAGCGTTGCAGCAAAAACAGCAACAAAATATGCAGCAACAAGCGCAATCTGCTATTCAGGAAAATGCTGCTCAATTGTTTCAAGGCAAACTGACTACAGCGGGCAATCCTAAAGGCGCTGTTACTGTAGTAGAGTTCTTTGATTATCAATGCATTCACTGTAAAAAAATGTCTCCAACCATTGAAAGCCTGCTTAAGAAGGATAAAAACTTACGAGTCATCTATAAAGAGTTCCCAATTTTTGGTAAGAGCTCTGAAGTGGCTTCAAGAGTTGCATTAGCTGCTGGCATGCAAGGTAAATATCAAGCCATGCATGATGCATTATTCAAAATTGAAAAGCGCATGGATAATAAAATAGTCATGGAAGCAGCTAAGTCTATAGGCTTGGATATGGCTAAATTAAAAGCGGATATGGACGGTAAAGAAGTCACTGCTATTTTAGATGCTAATAGAGAACTAGCTGAAAAATTACACTTGATGGGTACACCAGCATTTATCATTGCAGCTACACCTGACGGTCAATTAAAAGCAGGTAGCGAGCCTTCGTTTATTCCAGGTGCTGCGAGTGAAGAATCGTTACAAGAGTTAATTAAGAAAGCAGCTGGAAAGTAA
- the glyQ gene encoding glycine--tRNA ligase subunit alpha: MIKPTTFQDIILTLQQYWSAQGCVILQPLDMEVGAGTFHPATFLRAIGPEPWSAAYVQPSRRPTDGRYGENPNRVQHYYQFQVVLKPSPLDIQDKYLDSLRALGVDPLADDIRFVEDNWESPTLGAWGLGWEVWQNGMEVSQFTYFQQVGGLVCKPVTGELTYGLERIAMFVLGVDNLFDLPWCKTPNGVVTYGDVFHQNEVEMSAYNFEHANVEELFKQFDYYESEAQKLISLQLPLPAYEMVMKASHSFNLLDARKAISVTERQRFILRVRQLSRAVAQAYYQAREALGFPMQKVCDGQ, from the coding sequence ATGATAAAACCAACAACATTTCAGGATATTATTTTAACCTTACAGCAATATTGGTCAGCTCAAGGTTGTGTTATTTTGCAACCTCTTGATATGGAAGTTGGGGCTGGTACGTTCCATCCTGCGACTTTTTTGCGCGCAATAGGCCCAGAGCCTTGGTCTGCCGCTTATGTGCAACCTTCTAGAAGACCCACAGATGGGCGCTATGGTGAGAATCCTAATCGTGTGCAACATTATTACCAATTTCAAGTGGTTTTAAAGCCATCTCCTCTTGATATACAAGATAAATATTTAGATTCTCTACGTGCATTAGGAGTGGATCCTTTAGCCGATGATATTCGCTTTGTTGAAGATAACTGGGAGTCACCTACCTTAGGAGCCTGGGGATTAGGATGGGAAGTCTGGCAAAATGGGATGGAAGTATCTCAATTCACCTATTTCCAACAAGTTGGAGGACTGGTGTGTAAGCCAGTTACAGGGGAGTTAACTTATGGTCTGGAACGAATCGCTATGTTCGTTTTGGGTGTAGACAATTTATTTGATTTACCTTGGTGCAAAACTCCTAATGGAGTAGTTACTTATGGTGATGTTTTTCATCAAAATGAAGTAGAAATGTCTGCTTATAATTTTGAACATGCCAATGTTGAAGAATTATTCAAACAATTTGATTACTACGAAAGTGAAGCGCAAAAGTTAATTTCTTTGCAGTTGCCACTTCCTGCTTATGAGATGGTGATGAAAGCATCCCATTCATTTAATTTACTTGATGCCCGTAAAGCAATATCAGTAACAGAGAGGCAACGTTTTATTTTGCGAGTAAGACAATTATCGAGAGCAGTGGCTCAGGCTTATTATCAGGCGCGCGAAGCTTTGGGCTTCCCTATGCAAAAGGTGTGTGATGGTCAATGA
- the dtd gene encoding D-aminoacyl-tRNA deacylase gives MLTVVQRVTEAKVEIEQQIVGQIDHGLMILCGFEPDDELDHLNRMLSKCLNYRIFDDGQGKMNLSLKDVNGGLLLVPQFTLMAETQKGLRPSFSNAAPPELGRQLFTDLLNLAQQIYPNTQSGRFGANMQVHLCNDGPVTFLLKF, from the coding sequence ATGCTAACAGTTGTCCAACGGGTCACCGAAGCCAAAGTAGAAATTGAACAACAAATAGTTGGCCAAATAGATCACGGGTTAATGATTCTTTGCGGTTTTGAACCAGATGATGAACTAGATCATTTGAATCGCATGCTCTCTAAATGCCTTAACTACCGAATTTTTGATGATGGCCAAGGAAAAATGAATTTAAGCCTGAAAGACGTCAATGGCGGTTTATTACTAGTACCTCAATTTACTTTAATGGCAGAGACCCAAAAAGGATTACGTCCCAGTTTTTCCAATGCTGCTCCTCCAGAACTTGGAAGACAACTTTTTACTGATTTATTAAATTTGGCGCAACAAATATATCCAAATACTCAAAGCGGACGTTTCGGCGCGAATATGCAAGTTCATTTATGCAATGATGGCCCCGTAACTTTTTTATTAAAATTCTAA
- a CDS encoding GTPase domain-containing protein produces MKKLKAYIFGHNKIGKSELVKKLHTTEYITPSEQEYIPTTEAHHSHMMIHSGENEEPTQIELYDMSGSARSAALSNIFSAKFDYGIYCIDLSEILSEFQVKEIKKDIGQFQNTNPHAKLILVGTKSDIAFPNALNNICKQLADIKFQATVTTNTKTIDGAKELYDVLKAESRKKTLPNKDDLRNFFNVVNPIIKARNRCVEDSSLYAALNNLHEQAKDLPFNLIESLGQEAHVLLNHLEDPAITDKMASINAFVEHGHQLIRGEHNEIKSAILSVAITALVTVVAALIGFGIGFALGLWAGPGAFFTALAAGCFNAVAVTGGASAIGLCTLVYTSLTFFRAPPVLQAVTEVALQAQEEIPVLNSSLEP; encoded by the coding sequence ATGAAAAAACTTAAAGCTTATATTTTTGGTCACAATAAAATTGGCAAATCGGAATTAGTAAAAAAGCTCCATACTACAGAATACATTACTCCATCCGAGCAAGAATACATTCCAACAACAGAGGCCCACCATAGTCATATGATGATTCATTCTGGGGAAAATGAAGAACCAACCCAGATCGAGTTATATGATATGTCAGGATCTGCTCGATCTGCAGCATTAAGCAATATATTTTCTGCTAAGTTTGATTATGGTATTTATTGTATTGATTTATCAGAAATATTGAGTGAATTTCAAGTAAAAGAAATCAAAAAAGATATAGGTCAATTTCAAAACACCAATCCCCACGCTAAATTAATTTTAGTTGGCACTAAAAGTGATATAGCGTTCCCCAATGCGCTTAATAACATATGTAAGCAATTGGCTGATATAAAATTTCAGGCAACCGTGACAACTAATACAAAAACAATAGATGGCGCTAAAGAGCTTTATGATGTCCTCAAAGCAGAAAGCAGGAAAAAAACACTACCTAATAAGGATGATTTGCGCAATTTTTTTAATGTGGTCAACCCCATCATCAAAGCACGAAATAGATGCGTGGAAGACTCAAGTTTATATGCTGCGTTGAATAATTTACATGAACAGGCTAAAGATTTGCCCTTTAATCTTATTGAGTCTCTTGGACAAGAGGCGCACGTCCTCCTCAACCATCTAGAAGACCCTGCTATCACTGATAAAATGGCAAGTATTAATGCATTTGTAGAACACGGTCATCAACTCATACGAGGCGAACACAACGAAATTAAAAGTGCTATCTTATCAGTGGCTATAACGGCCTTAGTTACAGTCGTTGCGGCTCTAATAGGATTTGGAATTGGCTTTGCATTGGGTCTATGGGCTGGACCAGGCGCTTTTTTCACTGCATTAGCAGCTGGCTGTTTTAATGCAGTTGCCGTTACTGGAGGAGCTTCAGCTATTGGTTTATGTACTTTAGTTTATACCAGTCTTACATTTTTTAGAGCACCACCTGTTCTACAAGCCGTTACAGAAGTGGCACTACAAGCACAAGAGGAGATCCCTGTATTGAATAGCTCTTTAGAGCCGTAA
- the gshA gene encoding glutamate--cysteine ligase: MSATEVPVPHLTTAHSGPLFHVEKIILSQVPKIESWFRLKWKETPAPLTSSVDLRHAGFKLAPVDTNLFPAGFNNLNPEFLPLCIQAAQTALVEYIPDCTKILILPESHTRNKFYLQSLNVLRNILIKSGFVVRVGSLDPELKEPMEVELDHGDTLLMEPLRREGNRVGLDNFNPCFLLLNNDLSSGVPDILQELQQRIRPTAKLGWATRLKSSHFQFFNEVACEFAELVGLDPWLIDPYFSSIDGVDFMAQEGVEQLAQEVDRILALVSDKYATYGITEKPFVVVKADNGTYGMGVMMVHHGEQLRQLNRKQRTKMSASKGSRKVDRVIIQEGVYTFETMQDGAVAEPVLYMIGQFVVGGFYRVHQGRGKDENLNAPGMHFEPLAFAQACNMPCDDLEVVDCPNRFYAYGVIARLAALAAAREIAAIGGE, encoded by the coding sequence ATGAGTGCTACCGAAGTTCCAGTTCCACATTTGACTACAGCCCATTCAGGGCCTTTATTTCACGTGGAAAAAATTATTTTAAGTCAGGTTCCTAAGATTGAATCCTGGTTCAGACTGAAGTGGAAGGAAACCCCTGCTCCTTTAACTTCCTCTGTGGATTTACGTCATGCTGGATTCAAGTTAGCTCCAGTTGATACTAATTTATTTCCAGCGGGTTTTAATAATTTAAATCCAGAGTTTCTTCCTCTATGTATCCAAGCGGCGCAAACAGCGCTCGTAGAATATATCCCTGATTGCACTAAAATTTTAATTCTACCTGAAAGCCATACACGCAATAAATTTTATTTACAAAGCTTGAATGTCTTACGCAACATTTTAATCAAATCGGGTTTTGTTGTGCGTGTTGGTAGTTTAGATCCCGAACTTAAAGAGCCTATGGAAGTGGAGCTTGATCATGGGGATACTTTACTAATGGAACCTTTGCGACGTGAAGGGAATAGGGTAGGGTTGGATAATTTTAATCCCTGTTTTTTATTATTAAATAATGATTTATCTTCTGGTGTTCCTGACATTTTGCAAGAATTACAACAACGCATCAGACCCACTGCAAAATTAGGCTGGGCCACTCGTTTAAAATCAAGTCATTTTCAATTCTTTAATGAAGTAGCCTGTGAGTTTGCCGAATTAGTCGGTTTGGATCCTTGGCTTATCGATCCTTATTTTAGTTCTATAGATGGAGTTGATTTCATGGCTCAGGAGGGAGTTGAACAATTAGCTCAGGAAGTGGATAGAATTTTAGCGCTTGTTAGTGATAAATATGCAACTTATGGCATAACAGAAAAACCGTTTGTTGTGGTCAAAGCAGATAACGGCACTTACGGTATGGGAGTGATGATGGTGCATCATGGTGAGCAGTTGCGTCAGTTAAATAGAAAGCAACGCACTAAGATGTCTGCCAGTAAAGGAAGCCGTAAAGTAGATAGAGTGATTATTCAAGAAGGGGTTTATACCTTTGAAACAATGCAAGATGGCGCGGTAGCAGAGCCAGTTCTTTACATGATAGGTCAGTTTGTTGTTGGTGGTTTCTATAGGGTTCACCAAGGAAGAGGAAAGGATGAAAATCTTAATGCCCCAGGAATGCATTTTGAACCATTGGCCTTTGCGCAAGCCTGTAATATGCCTTGTGATGATTTAGAAGTCGTCGATTGTCCTAATCGTTTTTATGCTTATGGAGTGATTGCTCGTTTGGCTGCTTTGGCAGCAGCAAGAGAAATTGCTGCAATTGGGGGAGAATAA